In Candidatus Dependentiae bacterium, a single genomic region encodes these proteins:
- a CDS encoding 50S ribosomal protein L28 gives MANICSICDKRPRSANNVSNANNRTIRWVYPNVHVMRYTMKGQRNVHRGAVCTKCVKAGKVEKVV, from the coding sequence ATGGCTAATATTTGTTCGATCTGTGATAAGCGACCCCGTTCAGCTAATAATGTGAGTAACGCAAATAACAGAACTATTCGTTGGGTATATCCAAACGTTCATGTTATGCGCTATACCATGAAGGGACAACGTAATGTTCATCGTGGTGCAGTGTGCACAAAATGCGTAAAAGCTGGCAAAGTTGAAAAAGTTGTTTAA
- the rpsT gene encoding 30S ribosomal protein S20 has protein sequence MANIKSAKKRALTNEVRRERNVARRSEFKTATKKVMTALEGNDLAVMQELLRDAESKLARARGKGVLKKNTASRKISRLAKKVAAATRSGATTAA, from the coding sequence ATGGCGAATATTAAATCCGCTAAAAAAAGAGCTCTTACGAACGAAGTTCGTCGTGAACGTAATGTTGCACGTCGCTCTGAATTCAAAACAGCTACTAAAAAAGTTATGACTGCTCTTGAAGGCAACGATCTTGCAGTTATGCAAGAATTGCTCAGAGATGCTGAATCAAAGCTTGCACGTGCTCGAGGAAAAGGCGTTCTGAAAAAGAATACCGCTTCTCGTAAAATTAGCAGATTAGCAAAAAAAGTTGCTGCTGCAACACGTAGCGGAGCAACAACTGCTGCTTAA